From the genome of Glycine soja cultivar W05 chromosome 14, ASM419377v2, whole genome shotgun sequence:
AATTGAGCTGAGACCAATTTTGCCTTAAGTACATAAAATACAATTTTCCCTTAGTTCTTTATCTCCAAATCGTATCTCTATCTTATCTTTATcccatattaatattttttttacttaaataactttttttattttttaaatatatggtCATTTTTACTTagctttctcctttttttcattttgatctccattacaaaattatttcgTTTTGATTTTTCACATAAGAATTTTCTAACTATATATGTGGTATCATTGTTAACACAGATTGGAAAATAAGTCCGTTACCTAAATAATAATgactgaaatataaaaaaaattaaataatgtatCACAACTATTATAAACAAgaacttaattaaataataatgcgTTTTGGAATTCAGACAACAGTAAAAGGATATGGacagaatttaaataatttaagagaAACAAGAATTATCAACGGCAGCTTTtttggtttgaaaaaaaaacttttggattGCTGTTTATcacaactaatataaacaaGAACTTAATTATTAcaactattaaattaaattaagggTTTAGATTAAATACTTAATTACAAATCTtgtcattgataaaaaaattgcaaattttgtattttttttttataaaaatggagATGATAGTAATGAAATGACTGGTGAATGGTGGGGGTTGATTAGAAAATGGATAAGAAAACAAAGACTCCATCCATCCATCTGGTCCGGTCAACCCATGTTCATGTACTTTATTTCAGCTTGAGAGCGAGGTGGGGCAGCATGGTAATTAAGCAAAACCGCGTAGGGCATTGCCCATTAGGAGGAGTCAGCCAGACAAGCAAGCCACCCTCTGCTACCGCTTCTCATCCATCATGTCGAATGAACTAAAAAACTATGATGTTTTTCTCAATTTTCATGGCAAAGATTCCGGTTACACCTTCACTGGTACTCTCTATAATGCTTTGCGCAGCAAGAGAATCAAGACCTTTTtcacaaaacatgaatatggTCGTAAACTACACACTGATGACAGCCACATTCCACCCTTTACTCTTAAAGCAATTAAGGAATCAAGGATTTCGGTGGTTGTTTTGTCGGAAAACTATGCATCCTCCTCAAGATGTCTTGATGAACTTGTGGCCATCCTTGAGTGTAAAAGGACGATAAACCAACTGGTGTGGCCCATCTTTTACAAAGTGGATCCGTCGCAAGTAAGGCACCAGAAAGGTAGCTATGGAGAAcacatttgtaattttaaaaatttttttaGAGATTACAACGATTCCAATGAGAGGGTGAAGCAATGGAGAGCAGCTTTATCTGAAGTCAGCAAATTGAGTGGATGGCTTTACAATGATCGGTATGCTTACTTTTAGTTGATTAAGTTCCATAATTAATCTCTACGACTACTAGCATAGCATGGCACCACttcttaattacttattttatctgTAATCTGCTAAACAGTATGTCTGCTCTTCTCATTGTCGTTTTAGAAAGtcactttgttttgtttatcCGAGAGAAATACATGTGTGCTGTAAATTAAAggttcttttaatctttttccaGTTTCAGTGTAGCAGTCGCAATCTGTTCTGTGCATACATATAGATTAGTCAAGCTTaagtcaacttttttttttttctcagcaaaaatagataatatatattaatggagtaccagaggtactaaaatACAGATATTGGGATGCCCAACACAGAATTGGTTCCAAAACTGACTAAAATGGAGTCAGGAGTGGAACCACAGTTGGCTACCCCAGCTGGAACAAACTAGATTAGATAAAAACTGTTACATGAACCCTGCAGAAATGTTACTAGACCATTGGTTAAAATGCATAGGAAAATCCTTCTCTAAATTCCTCATCCATGTCCAAAGCAAGAAAACTGCGTCATCCATAACTTTGTTGCTGTCAAAATCCTCATTGGAAAATATCATCTTATTTCTCTGCTTCCAAATGGTCCATGTGACAGCTatccaccaccatttccatcttttgGCCCTCAAACCATCGGCCATTGTTAGAACATGTTGTAGGAAATGCATCTTTGGGTCTTTCGGGAAAGCATAAGATTGGCTCACCCATGACGATGATTCCCACCATAAGGGAAATGCATAAGGAAATGCATCTTTGGGTCTTTCGGGAAAGCTTAAGTCAACTTATAATTCTGATTAATGGAAACAATATGGTTGTGCATGCTCGAATACCCCTGGTGAATTAAAAAGACTTATGCTTTTATAGGAGGTCCCAGTACGAATATGAATTCATCGAAAGGATCGTGGAATCAACCGTGCAAGCCTTGCCCGGATATGATGTTTTTCTGAGTTTTACCGGAGAGGATACCCGCTACACTTTCACAGGTTTTCTCTATAATGCCTTTCGCCGAGAGGGATTCAAAATCTTCATGGATGATGAGGAATTGGAGAGTGGGAACCAAATTTCACAGAAGCTTATGAGAGCAATTGAGAGTTCAAAGATTTCAATTGTTGTGCTCTCTGAAAACTATGCATATTCCACCTGGTGTCTTGATGAACTTGCCAAGATCATTGAGTGTATGAAGACCAACAATCAAATGGTTTGGCCAATATTTTACAATGTGCAAAAGTCGGATGTATGCAATCAAACAAAAAGTTATGGTGAAGCCATGACTGAACATGAAAAAAGATTTGGAAAGGACTCTGAGAAGGTGCAGAAATGGAGGTCTGCTTTGTCTGAAATCAAAAACTTGGAAGGAGACCATGTCAAACAAAATGAGTACGTAatgcttttaattaattacttaatatATGCTTCCCTCTTAAGTGTTTTTGACCATCTTTGAAATGTTAAACACGGCATAATTCTTGTCCGAGACATGGGGTAttgtgtgttgttttgtttggagcagtttttgtattttgtacGGCAATCTGTTAGTGAGAAGATTAATTAGTCGAGCTTAATATTGTTGTTTTAATGACATAAAGTATGATtaggagaaagaaagagaacacaGCGGATGAATGTATTAAAAGGCCTTGCACTTTTGTAGGTACCAACATGAATTAATCGAAAGGATTGTGGAAAAGGTCATTAAAATTGAAGGTAGCAAGCATACAGCAAAtcctttccttttatccaaTGACAGCTACGAGGAAGAATGAGTGAAAGAGGGTCAAATATATGCTGTGGAGCTGTGAAACTAACTGATTGTAACCTCTATAACTGCCCTTGAATTCATTTGTTCCTATCAATGTTGTTTTTACATCCAGTTCAATTCCTAAGGTTTATTGTATTCCTTCTAAATCTTGTTTCAATTCTCGAGGTCTGTTGTGATTTTTCTACATCTTGTTTCAATGTTTTGTGTTgattagatgaaaaaaaaagtggtaatattttttgtcataTTGGCATTAGGTAAGGCACCgtgaaacaaaatttaaacacaTCGCCTTCtactcacaaaaataaaaacagagtATATACAATTTATGGTAAGCTTAAACAAGTTTTCATCCCTCAACTATttcaaaattctatttttactcTCTCAATTTTCATTGTCCAATTTtagtctctatttttttaaaagtaattttagtcTCCCACGTTAAATAAAAACTATCAAGTACTTATATGTCTGACAAAATTACATgtcaacaacaaaataatagctaaaaaaaaaagtaataattttgtaaaattaatttcatgtcatcattaatttatttagaagTCTGAATTTTACTTCGAACATTAGCAATTTCTAGAAAGGTGAATATATAAGTCCTGAGGGCCATGGCCAGAGGCCTGTCATCTTGAAATTGTGACACACACTCTCGTTTAAGAGGATGTGTGATGTTTACAAGTTTCAACCCGGGCGGCATGGCTGTAGAGGTCGGTGCAGTTGGgtgggagagaaaaaaaaattaagaacaagTGGATCAAACCAATGGTTCCTAATTCCAAGAgcttcatgtatttttatttcagcTTGACAATGAAGTGAAGCAGCAAGGAAATTAAGCAAAACCGCGTAGGTCCCATCCCATTTCCTTGGGTTCAAAATAACTCCATAAGCAAGGAAAAGGATTATATGTCTTTTGTGTTGATTAGAAGAATTATAATTCCTGTAATCAACATCTCCCTTCTAATACTCCTACTCGCTCGCCCTCACTCTCACTTCTCTAACTAGCTAACAACAAAGAAAGAATACTATTCATGAGGCAGAAAAGAGATATATCATATTGAATCAACATGCAACGGACTACCAAGATGTGTCTATCAGTGCAGTTCGTTATATATGCACAAGGCTCTCCATTGGCATTGGAAGTAATGGGCTCAAATTTggttataaaaactaaaagggaAATATGCATGTGCATTGGAACGGTAGGAGAGGATTCCAGATAGAAAGTTATGACTGCATACATACCGGAGAATGCACAATAGACATTGCTTGCTTTCTTAGAAGGAGAGAGACGAGAATATGTTGCAAGAATTTTAGACAGACACATGTCATACAGGACGGGGAAAGTACAGTAGTAGTTAAGGATATGTTTCCAAGATGTTTTTAACGGAAAGTTAATTGTGTCTAAAGACTTGCTATGTGTCCACTCAAAACATGTATAGTTGATGAATGATGTAGGCTATCTGATGTACATGTCTGGCTAAAAAGTCCACATCTCGTGGCTCTCTTGttgccttttcatttttttgataGAATTTTAACCTTTTGTAATTTTAGGAGAAAAATAGTGAAATCATAATATTAACACAATAATGTAAGGTTATATTGTGCATGTGTGATAAATgatctatttaataaaataatttatgtttgatttttatcaaatgtaaaattttcttaaaccATAATAATTACGTATTACAAGAGAAATCAGTTTCTAATCTAATAAGTTAAGAAACATATATCATCTCTAATTCCATCACTGAATTTGGATTAGCATTTTTTCATTCAGAATGGAAGTtgggtttttaaaattatcataattttttacttgaacAAGGAAAGCTAAAATGTAAGTTGCATTTTGAAAGCTTTCTGATTTTCATCTTAGCTTTCCtagtttaatatgtttttttaataaccctAGCTTtatgttaaaaagtgtttttttaatctttacagTGAAAAgactttaattaaattacatttttccgAAACCCCAcctaaatttgataaatttccAAATATACGtcaaatatcaaaatcaatcCATTCAAAGAAGAGACACAATCTGAACCAAACCATAATCTCGAActttaaaaattctttttttttgggttaaCAATAACAATTCTCTATATAGTGAACTGTAgacaacaaataataaaaacaaatacaatgAAATAATAAAGCCTAAAAGCAAAATAGAAGAGATACAACAATGATATAATAAAGCTTAAAAGCAAAATAGAAGAGATACGACAATGATATAATAAAGCTTAAACATGAGGTGTcaaaaactcaattaaaaaaaaacaattttcaaaattaatgaattgataaggcttaaaaatgaaagagatacaaagaaaaaaaatagaatacttTTCAAAATATAGGACTACAAGAGTCTTGGATTAAACTTCTCTGGAGAATGTagtatgatattaaaaaaatatcaaatttaaaataaatcaatttaatcctctttttttttttttttactttttcttctctctttcctATTACAAATATTCCTCTTAAAAGCATTATGCTATAAATGATTGAGTCAGAAAAATTGAACTTCAACCTTTATCAGAATAAATAATGCTAATTTTCCTTAATTAACCACAATTTACACTGGCCTATCGATTATATTTCTTGTTTGATTACACATCTCTAGCTCTTTGCTCATGTCACAACCATAAATACTGCCCTCCCAATCTTACATCATAGGTATTGCCGAAGGCTTTCCCCACTCAGAGACTCCATTTCCTGCAGAATTTCCTGAGCAAGAGATTTAACTGAAAGCTCCACATCCTCAAGCAGTTCGCCAAGGAAGGGGATTGTTTCAGCTATGAACACTAGATATTCTTCTTTCAAGTTCTCcacaaaatatttaacaatcCTGAGGCCCAATATTTTAGCTCGCAATTTTTCACTCCGTGTCTGCATCAAAACCTGCAAAAAACCAGATAAAGAAGCCAGAAAGATATTCAGTTGCTTAGGAATACAAGTATTTGCGGGGAACAAACATATAGCATTCAAGAGCTATTCATATTACTGAATACCCAAAACTATAACAACAAACTAATGGGCTAAAGTTCAACACATAAATGAGGCATGGATGACTACAAAGGACCAAAGCTAACATATTATGAAATGGGGATGCAAGAGTACAGGAGCAAATTCAGATCTTTAAAGATTATTGACTGAAGGGTAGGTCAAAACCGCAGGGATACAAAGCATCAATTGACATTATTACTAAAGTTTGATCAAAAAATGGCATAAAAGCTACAGTCTATTTACAATTAAACCTTATAAAGCCCGATAAACATAGCAGAAAAGGTAAACTCTAACATGACTGAAACCCTGTTCGGATAAACTATTCAATAAGCACTTACAgaataaggaaaaaaagagtgttaaatgaattaagcttctctcataagttaaaatcaacttttatAGAAGTTCTCATTTAGCTTCTCTAAAAACTTATTCTAACTTGTGCACacgttaattttaacttacagACGAAACTCAATCCATTTTACctacttattttcttctcttagaaGTTCTTGTTGAGAAGTTTTCCCAAATAGGACATGATTTTACTATGCCTAGGGTGACGTTGATAGGTAGTTGTTAGCAAGTCCAAAAATGAAGGTCTAGCAAAGGAAGGTTTTGGTAAGGATTTGCTCATTTTTCTAGTTTGAATGACTAATGTTAGAAACTCCACATTAGAACCTGCTGCCATTGCTAGGAGCCCAGTTGCTCCCGTCCACCTTGTTGGCTTGCTGCTGCACCACAACTACTGACTAAATGTTTACATGTAAGAGGAGTGCATTCATTGAGTTAAAAGTTTTTGGGGGCCATATCAGTAATTTACACTTTTATTATGGCCTTTAGAGAGTTAATTACTTCTATTGTTAGACACATTCTTAATCTATTGTTAAAATGTCTTGGGGCATCCATGCACCCAAACTAATAGGGAGAATAGTAGAACCAGCCATATTTATAACAGTGTTTCCCGAGGACACCTGATCATATGCATTTTTCACTCAATGAAAAACAAGATAGTGAAGCCAGTAAGTTACCACTTACCAGTATGTCAGTATCAAATTACTTGCCCAATCATTAACGAACAGTAGAAAAGAATAGAAATCATAAAATTCACCTCATGATTCAAAGGTTTCCACAAAAGGTCAGATCCAGCAGTCACTGCCATTTGACCGATGCACACAACCAGTAGGTCATCAACTTCCTTCACACTTAGTATATTCATGCTGTCATTCAACAGAACTGGTGGATCTACGACAAGTTGTGAAACAATAGGTCTCAACAACATCTGCAGCAAGCATGATATAACAGTCAGTGAGGGAATATAACAAGCAACTATATTACTGAAGGAAGCTGAAAGATTTAGGAATATTTTATTCCTCAATGGAATGAGAAAAGGGAATGAGAAAACATACAAACTATTTTTAAATGGAATGGAAAAATTCCCAATTAATGCATAACCTTTAAAAAATTCCACTCTAGGTGGAAAAAAAGCCTTCTAGagaatttttttcataaccACTCCAAATGGTAAAAATAGATACTGATGCCCATGTGATACATATATCAGATATGAAAAGTATCTGATATGACTATGCAATTATTCTAAAAATGTATAGGATaggtataaaatataaatctagatatgtaaaaaaaattctgtaaattcaaattaaaagcatACTTCCTgcacattatttaaaaaagtataaatcatCGTAAATCATGTCCTATTAATATACCAATAGAAATAGTATCAATCTCATTACTTTATTGAGATCATCCATAAAGAGGATAGTAGTTTGCATTTTGGTCCATCAAGGGACAATGCTTCAATGTTTATACATGCTTCTATGTCTCAATATGTAAACTATATTAGATTTTCACACCTTTAAAAAGGCTTGATACTTCACAGACACGTATCAGTGAAGTATTTAAAAGTTTTGGTATCGGATACAAATAGATGAAACAAATGAGAGTTCTTATTATGTAAAAGAATTCACTTGCCTGGAAATTTGAGCAGTCAAGAAACTTCAAGGTCCCAGTGTCGTACAAGAAACACTTATGTAAGGATGACAGGACTAGAGCCCTGAGATGCCAGCCCTTGATAGACACACTgcctatttcttttatattgccATCATCTAGAATCCTGGCCTTTTTCTTCCGATTCACTCTAGACACTTTCACATCTCCACCATCGCTAAGATGATGAACACAACTACCAAGCAAGTGTTTGAAGTAAGGAACAAACAATGACCTACAAATAAGGATATAGCACCATCTTAAACCGCTGTGATTTGATCATTATTTTGGGTAAACAAGGTAACAACATAACAACTGATTATATTCTTATGTTTATCGGTGTAAACatcataaataattaaggaaatcaCATTGAAAACTAACTTCTGATTTAAATACTGTGACCAAATTGTACAAGTCTCAACTGTCATAAGTGGTTGACATATTTACAGTGGTTCAAAACACAATTTTTGTATCTACATTAATATACACGtacataatttaatacaaaCAAAAAGCTAAACTGTTCTTCTGAGAATACAAAATATACCCAAAATATTTACAAACCCAAATAAAGTGTTGTTTGACTAAATTCAAAGCATGCTTATTTCAAAGAACATTTTCTAAATCAAACAATAACAAGCTAACTAAATACTGACTTACCGATGGCTCTCTGTAAGCTTATTTACCATGCCATAGAATGATATGGCCCTATCAATGCTTCCGCTGGATGCAGTTTCATCCACTTCAGATTCTGCCCACTCAATACTCTTTATGAGAAGAGGCTTGAACATGCTCTCAGTAAGTTTTAAGGTTAGAACAGTCATTGCGTTAAGCACACCTTTTTCCACTACATCAATGTTTTGAACTGAAGGAGGACTTTGACGGCGCAGATCAAGAGCAACCAAACAAAGGTCAAATATCTTTCCATGGAATGCCACAATAGATGATCTGTCCATTGTACCAATTATGGTTCCCAACATATCAAATACAATTGTTAAGCTTTTATCCCCAGCCTCAATGGAAGCTGGGTATAATTTTAACAAAGGTGGCAGGGCAAGTCGAAcctgtaaaaaaataaagtgtttggtaaagaaaaaaaaatgggtatTTCATTTCATACCACATTTACACAATGCTACATTGTAACAAGTCTTACAGGAATTTTTTCAGCAAGAAGCTTTCGTATTCCATGAGCTCTAGACTCCACCTTTACATCCACTCCTGAAACATATTCAGGATAAAGCACCAGAAGCTCCATGATATTTGTAAGATACGGATTTAAAAATCCACCAAGCTTGTCCACAACTGCCTCCAAAGTGATGAGAACATAAAAATGGGATTCATTTGAGGCTGATAAAACATCAATGGTTTCGGGTTTCATATCAGCCAATACTCGACGAGATGACTTCATCACATTGTCCATAATCTTGGGAAGTTCTGCCAGTGATTTTGGACCTAGAACATTGATCAGGGCAGCAGTTGTTTTGAGGCAGCTAGAAGTCACAGCCAAGTTATGAGATGCAATATGTCTTGTAACAGATCCAAGGCACAAACTAAAGATGGAATTATTCGAAGGAAATCTTTCAGCCAGAACTTCTAATGCTGAAACTGCTGCCACTTTCAAGGAGGTATTCGATGAATCATCAAGTACTCGCATAATTTCTAAACACAAtttattaagtgattcttgagaaGTTTCGTTCATATGAAGCAAAAGAAAACTTGGAGTTGACCTTGAACCTTTATTGTCTTTAAGCTTTAAGCTGACATTTTTATGATTTCTCGAAGCCTCACATAACAGCCCAAGAGCCTGCAGCACAAGAAATACAAATATCAAATCACAGTTCTCACTGTCTTGCTTTCACACCACAAAAAAAATGTGGATTTCTATTCTGTGCTCATGGTGTGCAAACATTGGAAGATTTTCATGTTTTTCGATATatcaatactttcttttctATTAAAAACTTGGGGCGTTTACTTGCACTTCTATTGTCTGTTTTCTTTAGTTGCAAAAATGTCACCTTGCTTTCTATTTGTTTCCTATTGTCAAATACATGAaatggaggggggggggggggggggggtttagCGTTTCCtgtacaattaaataaaaacaggaaacaaattgaaaacaaggttgtatttttgtaattaaaaagtgaaaacagaaaataaaagcgCAAGTGATCACCCCCTTAGTATTTTTGGCTTCTTATCATGAGCTCATGCACACATATTAAAaggcaaataaataatttaccaAGATGTGTGGTCAATACCAACTAAACAATTTACAGTATATATAGAACCAACGGTGTTCATAACATATGTGAATAAAACCCAATCATCatatgaaaaaagaataaatgacCACTTTGTATACCCATCAAATTAAGTAAACATCTTGAAAATCAGGATGTTTAATAGAATACTACGAAGCAGATAAAGACACCGATTAATTGTGGTTTACCACTTTACCCTTCTATCAAAATAATGCAAGATCCTAATAAAATCTCATATTTTGTAACTTCATTAAAAACCATACCTTTTTTCCAACATTCTTGTCTGCATGGTGAAGCAATTTAATTATGCTCTTAAAGTATCCGGCAGGTATCATGACTGTTGTTAGATTCCTTACAACCGCACGCATAGTTTCCTTCAACTCTCTCCTCAGAATTACAGGGAAATTCAGTTGCTTTTTCCATGCATCTACAAGTTGCAAGAGTAAAACAACATGCTCCATAAGCTCACCCAACGCCCTCTGAAATATTGAAGAAGCGATcacatttattttgattatgaaTATGTTCATCTAAATAAACAAGAGAATATAGGCTTATTCAAAGATTAgaacattttctaatatatatatatatatataaaagcacaCAACACTAATGCCATTGCTATCACAATAGGAAACCAAAAACAGCATCTCAACATTAAACctacaaagaaaaaacaaaatatgacaTATATTCTACAAAGAATATTCCAGTTCATGTTTTGATAATGAATATTGTAGGATAGTTGTCTAAATTCCAGTCACACCTCTTTGGGGGTTGCCTTAATTGCAACCTCAAGGGTGGTGATTTAGTCCCACGTCAACTAGATATGTGGTTAAATAGAACTTATGAAGCTTGGGCAGTCCTCACCTTACAAGCCAGTTTTGTCAGGTTGAATTAGGGCCCTAAGTCCAATTTCTGATAAATATGTTCatctaaaaaaaacaagtgtTTATAGGCTTATTCAAAGATCAAAATATTAACACAAATATAAGTATGTAACATCAATGCCATTGCACTCACACTAAAACCAAAAACATCTCAGCATGAAACctacaaagaaaaggaaaacaaatatgatatAAATTCTTCTACAAAGAATGAGTATTTCAGTTCATAATGATGAAGTTTGCTTCTGCTTCAATATCATCGTAAGATCTGTCCCTCACCTTAAAATCACAATTTCTGATTGATGGAAATTTAACTTCATCATGTGTATCATACTATTTTGTCAGGCAAATTACATTGACACCCCGTCCAATACTGTTTTCTTTACCCCACATGTACCTCCTTCAATTAATAAATCAGGGAAGATATATGTTAATGATAGGATCCAATTGCATGCTATGGGAATCAAGTTGCACATTagaagtatgcaattctaccAAGGTTTATAAGGCCTTGGGCTCTCTAACTAAGTATAACGGCTAGCTTTTGTGGTGTTGTTCTCCCAAAGTTCTTATCAATTGGTATCAAAGCTTTCCACCATGTCCCTTAGCCTGCACACAGGCAGCATGGGTGGTGACGCCACATTGCAGCCAGTGGGTGTCAACATAGTATCcccaaatttatgatttaagaGATATCAACATCTCAACAACATACTGTATGTATCTGTTAGCCATTATTGGGCATGGGTCAGGCAAAAATAGAAGCTATtcataaaaatcataatataagTTACATCTAGATTTTGCCTTATAGAACTGAATAAAGACATTAAAAAGCATACAAGTATCTAGCATGCATCTGATGTGGATTTATACCTGAATGACTGTGGTATCTTCTCCTGATTTCAACTTAAACACAAA
Proteins encoded in this window:
- the LOC114384819 gene encoding uncharacterized protein LOC114384819, translated to MSNELKNYDVFLNFHGKDSGYTFTGTLYNALRSKRIKTFFTKHEYGRKLHTDDSHIPPFTLKAIKESRISVVVLSENYASSSRCLDELVAILECKRTINQLVWPIFYKVDPSQVRHQKGSYGEHICNFKNFFRDYNDSNERVKQWRAALSEVSKLSGWLYNDRRSQYEYEFIERIVESTVQALPGYDVFLSFTGEDTRYTFTGFLYNAFRREGFKIFMDDEELESGNQISQKLMRAIESSKISIVVLSENYAYSTWCLDELAKIIECMKTNNQMVWPIFYNVQKSDVCNQTKSYGEAMTEHEKRFGKDSEKVQKWRSALSEIKNLEGDHVKQNEYQHELIERIVEKVIKIEGSKHTANPFLLSNDSYEEE